A genomic region of Alistipes megaguti contains the following coding sequences:
- a CDS encoding DUF4491 family protein, with amino-acid sequence MDFLAQYNLTGLVIGIATFLIIGLFHPLVIKGEYYFGVKIWWIFLVMGLAAIAGSIAVRHILWSTLLAVWGASSLWSIGELFEQRQRVAKGWFPKNPRRNAPESTRQ; translated from the coding sequence ATGGACTTTCTTGCGCAATACAATCTGACGGGACTGGTGATCGGCATTGCCACGTTCCTGATCATCGGGCTGTTTCATCCGCTGGTCATCAAGGGCGAATACTACTTCGGGGTGAAGATCTGGTGGATCTTCCTCGTCATGGGGCTGGCGGCCATCGCCGGCTCGATTGCCGTAAGGCACATTCTGTGGTCGACGCTGCTGGCCGTCTGGGGCGCCTCGTCGCTCTGGTCGATCGGCGAACTCTTCGAACAGCGGCAGCGCGTCGCCAAGGGGTGGTTTCCGAAGAATCCCCGGCGAAACGCTCCGGAATCAACCCGCCAATAA
- a CDS encoding CapA family protein, producing MTLRRIRPLAFLLILAICCTPAGRPVEHAAQPDGWSGPGRVPPPQRVRLWFGGDVMQHLPQVEAARRGTGFDYGPVFAALAPRMQAADLAVVNLETTLTRTARYTGYPLFRSPVALADALREAGVDVAVMANNHCCDGGADGIRTGIEELDRCGIRHTGVFVDSVDYRQNNPLYLTRHGIRIALVNYTYGTNGMPVPQGMIVNRIDTLQMARDLAAARRRGVDLIVACLHWGVEYERRANASQRQLAAFLRRQGVAVVVGSHPHVVQPWEADSSHVVLYSLGNLVSNQRRRYTDGGLVAEVEAVRHPDGRMTCRLETTPVWVALPRYRILPPEAADTMSLPAAYGLFRADVEALTASGSGYKRSK from the coding sequence ATGACCCTGCGCCGAATCCGACCGCTCGCTTTCCTGCTGATTCTGGCAATATGCTGCACCCCTGCGGGACGTCCCGTCGAACACGCCGCACAACCGGACGGATGGTCCGGACCGGGACGCGTGCCGCCGCCCCAGCGGGTGCGCTTGTGGTTCGGCGGTGATGTCATGCAGCATCTGCCGCAGGTCGAGGCGGCCCGCCGCGGCACGGGTTTCGACTATGGCCCCGTTTTTGCAGCTCTGGCTCCCCGGATGCAGGCGGCCGACCTGGCGGTTGTCAATCTCGAAACGACGCTTACCCGCACGGCCCGCTATACGGGCTATCCGCTCTTCCGTTCGCCCGTAGCGCTGGCCGACGCCCTGCGCGAGGCGGGGGTCGATGTGGCCGTGATGGCCAACAACCACTGCTGCGACGGCGGAGCCGACGGAATCCGAACCGGCATCGAGGAGTTGGACCGTTGTGGAATCCGACATACGGGAGTCTTTGTGGACAGTGTTGATTATCGGCAGAACAACCCGCTTTACCTCACGCGCCACGGCATACGGATTGCGCTGGTCAACTACACGTACGGCACCAACGGCATGCCCGTTCCGCAGGGGATGATCGTCAACCGGATCGACACGCTGCAGATGGCGCGGGATCTGGCGGCGGCACGGCGTCGGGGTGTCGATCTGATCGTCGCCTGCCTCCACTGGGGTGTGGAATACGAACGGCGGGCAAACGCCTCGCAGCGGCAGTTGGCCGCCTTCCTGCGCCGCCAGGGGGTCGCCGTGGTGGTCGGAAGCCATCCCCACGTGGTGCAGCCCTGGGAGGCGGACTCCTCGCACGTGGTGCTCTACTCGCTGGGAAATCTGGTCTCGAACCAGCGCCGCCGCTACACCGACGGCGGTCTGGTGGCCGAAGTCGAGGCCGTGCGCCATCCCGACGGCCGGATGACGTGCCGTCTGGAGACGACGCCCGTCTGGGTGGCCCTGCCCCGCTACCGCATCCTGCCGCCCGAAGCGGCCGACACGATGTCGCTGCCGGCGGCCTACGGACTGTTCCGGGCCGACGTCGAGGCTCTGACCGCATCCGGAAGCGGATATAAGAGAAGCAAATAG
- the rbr gene encoding rubrerythrin translates to MEKSIKGTRTEQNLLKAFAGESQARSRYVFFSSKAKKEGYEQIAGVFAETAEQEKEHAERFFKFLEGGDVTITASYPTGPIGTTAENLLAAAKGENEEWDVLYREFAQVADEEGFPEIAAAFRMISIVEAEHERRYLKLLSRLTDGNFFKRDGKIWWQCRNCGFIIEAEEAPKLCPACKHPQSYFEPKKENY, encoded by the coding sequence ATGGAAAAGAGCATCAAAGGTACGCGAACCGAACAGAATCTGTTGAAGGCATTTGCCGGCGAGAGCCAGGCCCGCAGCCGTTACGTCTTCTTCTCGAGCAAGGCCAAAAAGGAGGGCTACGAACAGATTGCCGGCGTCTTCGCCGAGACGGCCGAGCAGGAGAAGGAGCACGCCGAGCGTTTCTTCAAGTTCCTCGAGGGCGGTGACGTGACCATCACGGCCAGCTACCCCACCGGTCCGATCGGCACCACGGCCGAGAACCTGTTGGCTGCCGCGAAGGGTGAGAATGAAGAGTGGGACGTGCTCTACCGCGAATTTGCCCAGGTGGCCGACGAGGAGGGTTTCCCCGAGATTGCCGCAGCGTTCCGCATGATTTCGATCGTCGAGGCCGAGCACGAGCGCCGTTATCTGAAGCTGCTGAGCCGCCTCACGGACGGCAACTTCTTCAAGCGCGACGGCAAGATCTGGTGGCAGTGCCGCAACTGCGGTTTCATCATCGAGGCCGAGGAGGCTCCGAAACTCTGCCCGGCGTGCAAGCACCCGCAGTCGTACTTCGAACCCAAGAAGGAGAACTATTGA